DNA from bacterium:
CTCGCTGCCGCCCCGCCAGGTCGCCAACGGCATCGTGGACGCCTTCGTCCACACCACCGAGCAGTACCTGACTTATCCGGCGGATGCGCCCCTGCAGGATCGCATGGCCGAGGCCATCCTCTCGACCCTGGTCGAGGTCGGCCCCGAGACCCTTGCGAACCCCACCGACTACCAGGCGCGCGCGAGCTTCATGTGGAGCGCCACCATGGCCCTCAACGGGATCATCGGGGTCGGCGTGCCGCAGGACTGGGCCACCCACTCGATCGGCCACGAGCTGACGGCCCTGCACGGTCTCGACCACGGCCAGACGCTCGCGGTGGTGCTGCCCGCCATCATGGAGGTCAAGCGCCAAGAGAAGGCTCAGAAGCTCTTGCAGTACGGCGAGCGCGTCTGGGGCATCCGCGAGGGCGACGACGAAAAGCGCATGGTCGAGGCGATCGCCAAGACCCGCGCCTTCTTCGAGTCGCTGGGGGTTCCCACCCGCCTCGAGGCCTATGGGGTCAGCGCCGAGACGATCCCCACCATCGTCGATCGCATGGAGCGTCGCGGCGACGTGAACCTCGGCGAGCGCGAGGACATCGGGGTCCCGGCCATCCGACAGATCCTGGAGGTCTGCTGCCGCTAGTGGTAAGGTAGAAACCCTGCCAACACAGTTTGAGCAAGAGGGGGGCGCAAGCTCCCCTCTTGGTTTAGAGCCTCATGAGGAACCATGAACGAGCGCATCGTCATTCTAGATTTCGGTAGCCAGTACACCCCGCTCATCGCGCGGCGCATCCGCGAGATGGGCGTCTACGCCACCATCCTGCCCCACGAT
Protein-coding regions in this window:
- a CDS encoding iron-containing alcohol dehydrogenase, which gives rise to MENFSFQNPVRIHFGKGQIARLAEEIPAGTKVLLTYGGGSIKANGVYDQVKQALAGREVLEFGGIEPNPRFETLMPAVELVRKEGVEFLLAVGGGSVLDGTKFIAAAVNFEGDPWDILAKGARVKSAIPLGAVLTLPATGSEMNGNSVVTKWETRDKLAFSSKHVYPRFSILDPETTFSLPPRQVANGIVDAFVHTTEQYLTYPADAPLQDRMAEAILSTLVEVGPETLANPTDYQARASFMWSATMALNGIIGVGVPQDWATHSIGHELTALHGLDHGQTLAVVLPAIMEVKRQEKAQKLLQYGERVWGIREGDDEKRMVEAIAKTRAFFESLGVPTRLEAYGVSAETIPTIVDRMERRGDVNLGEREDIGVPAIRQILEVCCR